The following coding sequences are from one Hirundo rustica isolate bHirRus1 unplaced genomic scaffold, bHirRus1.pri.v3 scaffold_351_arrow_ctg1, whole genome shotgun sequence window:
- the LOC120747967 gene encoding probable serine/threonine-protein kinase roco9, which produces MGGQSQIVTINRQWRVAVIEQRSVSGSWKTIWNYNTGIIATKVTQQNTCYISIMHRNEMPRFDNLARLAQESRNLIGLGRPTRKFTFVTNGLVNNLNAYGIDITAMCSGLTTYMAYEVHAFQGPQVNLGSCITLDVLRAVELKYCNGNNGNSNGNWYPNWNGNNGNWNGNWNGNWYPNWNGNNGNWNGSWNGIWNGNWNGQNGNWNGQNGNWNGNNGNWNGQNGIWNGNGNWNGNWNGNNNGIWNGNDNWNGNWNGNANWTGIWNGSWNGNWNGNGNWNGNWNGNAQTDNNQQIIIGGDSQISISGGDSQISISGVSQSISINSQTQKAIIEQKSNHLSWKTIWNYNTGVIATKVTQERTCYISTMNRSEMPTFAALVKVAAERRNLFGLGRPTRKITFVTNGLVNNLSSYGIDITAMCSGLTTYMAYEVHGPQYNQQSCVALNVLRLVELKYCKGNGQF; this is translated from the exons ATGGGCGGCCAGTCCCAAATTGTGACCATCAACAGGCAATGGCGTGTGGCAGTCATTGAGCAAAGGAGCGTCAGCGGGTCCTGGAAAACCATCTGGAACTACAACACG GGCATCATTGCAACCAAAGTCACGCAACAGAACACCTGCTACATTTCCATCATGCACAGAAATGAGATGCCCCGCTTTGATAATCTGGCCCGCCTggcacaggagagcagg AACCTGATTGGTCTTGGAAGACCTACCAGGAAATTCACCTTTGTCACTAATGGACTGGTCAACAACCTCAACGCCTATGGAATAGACATCACCGCTATGTGCAGCGGACTCACCACCTACATGGCTTACGAAGTTCACG ctttccagggACCCCAGGTGAATCTGGGATCATGCATTACCCTCGATGTCCTGAGAGCTGTGGAGCTGAAGTACTGCAATGGCAATAACGGCAATTCGAATGGCAATTGGTATCCCAATTGGAATGGCAACAACGGCAATTGGAATGGCAATTGGAATGGCAATTGGTATCCCAACTGGAATGGCAACAACGGCAATTGGAATGGCAGTTGGAATGGCATTTGGAATGGCAATTGGAATGGCCAGAATGGCAATTGGAATGGCCAGAATGGCAATTGGAATGGCAACAACGGCAATTGGAATGGCCAGAATGGCATTTGGAATGGCAATGGCAATTGGAATGGCAATTGGAATGGCAACAACAACGGCATTTGGAATGGTAATGATAATTGGAATGGCAATTGGAATGGCAATGCTAATTGGACTGGCATTTGGAATGGCAGTTGGAATGGCAATTGGAATGGCAATGGCAACTGGAATGGCAATTGGAATGGCAATGCACAG ACAGATAACAACCAACAAATCATCATTGGTGGAGATTCCCAAATCTCCATCTCTGGTGGGGACTCTCAAATCTCCATCTCTGGTGTCTCACAAAGCATCAGCATCAATAGTCAAACACAAAAGGCAATTATTGAACAAAAGAGCAACCATTTGTCCTGGAAAACCATCTGGAACTACAATACG ggTGTCATTGCAACAAAAGTGACACAAGAGAGAACATGCTACATTTCCACCATGAACAGGAGTGAGATGCCCACCTTTGCTGCACTTGTCAAAGTGGCTGCAGAGAGGAGG AACCTGTTTGGTCTTGGAAGACCTACCAGGAAGATCACCTTTGTCACCAACGGATTGGTCAACAACCTCAGCTCCTATGGAATAGACATCACCGCTATGTGCAGCGGACTCACCACCTACATGGCTTACGAAGTTCACG GACCCCAATACAATCAACAATCATGCGTTGCACTTAACGTCTTGAGACTTGTGGAGCTGAAGTACTGCAAGGGCAATGGACAGTTCTGA